A genomic segment from Thermothielavioides terrestris NRRL 8126 chromosome 4, complete sequence encodes:
- a CDS encoding glycoside hydrolase family 16 protein (CAZy_ID 269888), with the protein MRADADSLAHMRPRSGPSAATEPALTDDSKCGCYLIQGGNQSTYFEDHRFFDFRALSQYAGVPEVIQDPNTTAEADVTSPYFSSKEWTNFWLLGNWNNSNGARADASVLMVNSPNNIYIETNKDSDPSSQTHLTLRTQRLQEFQTAAEIESASAKFKYLSVRMRARTIGAAGAITAMFTYRGANTLAKVQESDLEIRTSDAPNVIHCTNQPAYTDSGDVVPQATQNATMPGGLDWTDWAVHRMDWAPDSTTWYVNDVQVARIQFQTPHDESTLVLNAWSDGGGWTGNMSRNDAAYLQIQWLEVVFNNTEVPKTADTKRDAAAPAGCAAVCSIDKTPQVGKPVMLWTTGSGSDATQPNGGARVAAWWPAGVVAVLLGLLSTGLVI; encoded by the exons ATGCGGGCGGACGCCGATTCGCTGGCGCACATGCGTCCCAGGTCCGGCCCGTCTG CGGCCACAGAACCGGCCCTCACGGACGATTCAAAATGCGGTTGTTACCTGATCCAAGGCGGCAACCAAAGTACCTACTTTGAGGACCACAGGTTCTTCGACTTCCGCGCTCTCTCGCAGTATGCCGGCGTGCCTGAGGTCATCCAGGATCCAAACACCACCGCTGAAGCCGACGTGACGAGCCCTTACTTCTCCAGCAAAGAATGGACCAACTTCTGGCTGCTCGGCAACTGGAATAACAGCAacggcgcccgcgccgacgctTCAGTGCTTATGGTGAACTCGCCCAACAACATCTACATCGAGACCAACAAAGATTCCGACCCGTCTTCGCAGACGCACCTCACCCTCCGCACGCAGCGCCTGCAAGAGTTCCAAACCGCAGCCGAGATCGAGTCCGCCTCAGCCAAGTTCAAGTACCTCTCGGTCCGCATGCGCGCCCGCACcatcggcgccgctggcgccatCACGGCCATGTTCACCTACCGCGGCGCCAACACGCTCGCCAAGGTGCAGGAATCCGACCTCGAGATCCGCACGTCGGACGCGCCCAACGTGATCCACTGCACCAACCAGCCGGCCTACACCGACTCGGGCGACGTGGTGCCGCAGGCCACGCAGAACGCCACCATGCCGGGCGGGCTGGACTGGACCGACTGGGCCGTGCATCGCATGGACTGGGCGCCGGACAGCACGACGTGGTACGTCAACGACGTGCAGGTCGCCCGGATTCAGTTCCAGACGCCCCACGACGAGAGCACCCTGGTCCTCAACGCCTggagcgacggcggcggctggaccGGCAACATGAGCCGCAACGACGCCGCCTACCTGCAGATCCAGTGGCTCGAGGTCGTCTTCAACAACACCGAGGTCCCCAAGACCGCCGACACCAAGCgggatgccgccgcccccgccggctgcgcggccgtCTGTAGCATCGACAAGACGCCGCAGGTCGGCAAGCCCGTCATGCTGTGGACTACCGGGTCCGGCAGCGACGCAACGCAGCCGAACGGCGGCGCGAGGGTGGCGGCGTGGTGGCCGGCGGGGGTGGTAGCGGTGTTGCTGGGTCTGCTGTCGACTGGGTTGGTGATCTAA